TACACCACTTTCATTCTTAGCACTGCCTGCAAAACCGGTCAACCCGTTCGTACCCGTGTTTGGATAACTAGCCGCGCCATAGGTAGAAGGAGCCGTTGAGATCGTTAATAACAATAGAGTTACCGCAAGTAAAAGCATAGAGAATTTCTTCAAAATTTCACCATCCTTTATAATATTATCCTCAAAGACAACTCGATTATATCGTGTAACTCTGGCTGTGACAACACAAAAATTGCAAAAAGACAACAATATTATCTTTTTCGCAACAGCAGATCAGATATAGTGAAAAAACAAAAAAATGAGATCAAGCCACAGCTATTGCCATGTCTTCATCTCAACCATCGATCCTAGTTTTATTTAATTTTGATGTCCAATTCATCCTTCTTGGCTTCCTGCAAATCATCATAGACCTTATCTGGTTTACCATGAAGTTTTAATATCATGGACTCCGGATGGTCCAACTGATTGCTGCTGAAAGAATACATCATTCTGTCTTCCGTTCCACTCCCACCTACCATGGATAACTTGGTCTGCTTCCCATTACGGGAGGTCGAAATGATCTCGATAGGCCGAACGATCTCGTTGAGCGACAACTTCGTTTTGTAATCAATCTCTTGATCTGGCTCATAAACAAGCCTGACCCGAGTTACAAGAGGAGATACCTCAACCTCGGACAACATGACCTCATAACCTCCAAGGGTAAAGGTCTGATTAACGTTGATGATTTCCGTTTTGGGGATAGAGAATTTGGGATCCAGTGCAAAAGAAAGATTCATTTTTTTGGAATATTTATATTTCCGTTCCTTTTCCCCTTTTTCTGAATTTCCCACCACATCTGGAACAACGGAAGAAAGCTGGAACTGAAGATTCACTTGCTCAGGGAGCGGTTTATTTCGATTACGCTCAATTGTATTCCGGCCATAAATGGTATGCTTATCCTTCGAAAAATGCATACCTCCTATATTTCCGTTATCAAGGACATAACCTGTTCTTGCATCCGTCATCTTGGTATTGACTATCGAATAAATCTCTTGCGAAGCATCCGTTCTAGCGGTATACAATACCGTTATCCTGTTCTCATCTGCCAGAACCGCATTCACGGTAAACTGATATATGCCCGATGTAACCGTCCGATCCACGAGTTGTACATAACCATTATTGAGCGTTGAAGTAATCGTAGCACGGTCCATATCCGAAGTTAGCAGGCCACGGAAGGGCTCTAGAACTCCCCAATGGGTTACAGGCTCAGTATATGTTGCCGGTTGTTGCCCATAGTTTCCAATCGGGCCTATAAGAAACCAACCTGCAGCCAGAACCGTGACCAGCACTGCCGTGATCCATTTGACACGAAAGGTCCTACCTGATCGTTTTGTTCTGCCCTTTGCGAGACCACGTTGAATTGCAGCAGTCGTGTCCGCCGGATTCCAGTGCTGCTTCTCTCTTTTCACCTGATATGCGTCTGCAAGAAGTGCTTTCTCCTCCGGGTTAGTGGTCATGCCAATCCCTCCTGTTCTTCATCAATTTGCGCAACTGCTGGAGTCCCTTGTGCTGCCAGGTCTTGATCGTACCTTCCGGTTTGCCGAGGATCGAGGCAATATCCGTCAGTGTCATGTCGTTATAATATTTCAGCAATAATACATGGCGATATTTCGGTTTCACCTTTTGCAAAAGAGATTCCATCGCAATTCGATTATCATCAACGCTGATCATCCAAGACGCCGGAATGCTGTTCTCTATGTCTTCCTTTGCCAGAGGTGTCGCCCGCTTGCGACGTCTCTGTTCATCGATGCAGACATAGATCAGAATCCGAATGATCCACGACTTGAACGCCTTCTCATGGTTCAGCGTACGACGTTTGATCCAAGCCCGGCACGTCATCTCCTGCACAGCTTCCAGCGCATCTTGCCGATTACGCAGGTAACTGTAGGCAATGGAAATGAGCGTATCTTGATGTTCCATAATGGATTGCACAAATACCGTCTCATCTTCGGTCTGTACATAGATCCTCTGGTTCAGCTCTGCTTTTGTTTCCACCCCGCATCCCTCCTTCTCTCTCTTTCTGTGGTATAAGACGGGTGAGTGAAGCAAACGGTTTTATTATTGGCTCATCAAAAAAAGCCCCGCCATCACCTGAGGGAGCTTTTTACATAAGAGTTTCATCGCCAAAATACCGAATGACGTACACACATGAACAATCCAAACAAGATTAACCCTTTTACAAATTACCGATAACTTCGATCCCGTTCACTCCTGTTCATGCAATTTCACTACTAATCAGAGTTCAAACCAGGTTAAACCGCCATCTACCTGCCTGGTTTCTCGCTCCATCTGTTGCATCCAGCTCCGTGCCTCTTGGCCCCACATATGAAACAAACAGTAGATATACGACTCCCCATCCACAACCTCTTCTAACCCGGAAGCCTCTTCTACCCACACTTCAAGGGCTCTCGGCCAGGATGGATCTTCACGTTTTAATACAAAGCCGTTGGCTTGGTGTTCCAAACTATACACTTCGGTAAACGTTAATGCACCTGCCAGACGTTCCACAACTTCGGGTAAAATCGCAGGCTCTGTTGTTCTAATCCCATATTCCCAGCCCATATGTACAACCTCCTTCAGACTTCGTTCGCTCCAGATTGTTGCTTTTGTTCGTGCATTTGATCGATCGAACGATCCAACCACAACTCATACCAGTCCAGAAAATGCAGCCGATTCGTATTGCCCCAATACTGATCAGGATAAATTCCATTTCGGTTAGCCCGGTCATCCACCCAGATTTCTCCGTAGGAAGCTCCGTTAACGATCAGATTCATGGAAATGCCACACCCAAAATCACTGATGCGCAGCATGCCTGCTGACCATTTCGGATCAAAATATTCATGTTCCAACGCTTCCCATTCCTCTTCTTCCTTGCTGTCATCGAACCAGTCATAGTTCCAGTTCCATGCTTCCGTGAATTGAAAAGGGTCTGAGATCGCATTCAGCTCATCATCATAACCAAGCACAGCGTATACACCATCATCCGGGTTCTCCAGACCATAATAAGGCCCTGCACCACTCGTACCCATATGAAGAAGCCATACCTTATAGTCCTCTGGCAACTCAATTTGCCATTTCTGTTCAAATTGAGCAATATCCTTCTGCGTCCACACAGATGCCATTTCATATTCATGGTTCTCTGCGCCGAACAGGTCCAGATCCGAGTCCAGACTTTGGAGAGTGATCAACTTTTCTCGCATACGTTCTAATTGTTCAGTGTACATGGCCTACTTCCCTCCTTTGCCACTTCATCACGTTTGTTCCACGGCATATCCGCGTTGCTGCAACTCATCCAGTGCGGCTGCTGCATCTCGCTCAGGACATAATTGCTTAATCAAGTTCATGGTCACCGGTTTTTCTTCATATATCTCAGCTACAGCTTCCAACGGCACATCCTGGATATCGTAGTACCCTTTGGCCCAATCCACGTAATCTTCCGAGTCTTTATTCAAGTACTCCAGCAAAAATTCTGCACCACCTCTGGCGTCCGCTTCACCTTCCTCGGCCATCGCCATCTGAATCCAGTTACCAACCTTCCATGACAAGCCATTCCCTTCCTGCCATAGGCAAAAAGTCACATTCTCCAGATCCAATGTCTCCTCATGATCCCGCAGAACAGCCATCAATGTCTTCGGCACTTCATCGTACATGCCCGGGTAGATCTCACCATCCTCACGAGCATGCGGACTTAAAGGTGACTCATGATCGAATCCCTTGATCAACGTGCCTGAATTCGTAAATAATACATGCAGATGATCACCTGCGCCGTTATCGATGCTTCCCCATGCCACTCCTGGCTGAAGTTCTTCTTCATAATGATGTACACGCAGCCAGTCTTCCTCCGAAAATATGATATCCAGTGCGGCAAGTATTCTCATCCGTTTACGCAGGGCATCTGCATTCATCATCGTTGTCTCGTTCCAAACCTGCATATGAATCCCTCCTGTTCACCTATGTACACTAAATTCGAATTAATCCATCCAGCGTGTTATTTCCCTGAGTACTTGGTGTCATGACAATTGCGATCCGACTGGCTTCTCTGTAGATGATACACGCATAGTTTCCGGGCTTTAGCTGAAACAGGACCCCTTCACACGTCTCATCAGGCTCCAGTTCACCGCCAGTAACATCATCAGCCGCTCCCAGATAGACGTGCCCAGACGGAACTTGCAGATGATATACCTTTTCCCGTTTCGCTACGTCATCTGAATCTGATTCCACCTCTGCATCCTCCAAGCTCCATTCCACCTCATATACTCCATCCGCACCCAGATTCAGGAACAGACAATGGCCTGCATTCACCTCAGTCAGCTCATCTTCCGGAATGGACCACCAATCCGAAGTATCCTCGAAACGGTGCTTTAACGCTGCCAGATCATACAGGCACAATGTTGCCGTATCTGTAACCATTTGAAATGTTCCTCTCATATTCCCCCGTCCCTTCCTGTCAGATTCAGGTCTGACCTCAGAAATATATTTCATCATTATATCAAGCCTAATTCACGTGTAAAAGGAACACTTGAACCATCTCTGCTTTCGCAACTCTTCATTTCTCGCTCCAAACGGTCGATATAAGCATAACTGACTTTTTTGAACTTGATGGAGGAAGCCAAGCCATGTCAATGAATAATAGAAAAGAACCCTTTCGCTACACATTGAAGGAACCAATTAACTTTGAGATCTATATTCTCAGCATCAACGGGGTCAATGCACCACCTAAACCCATTCAGGCTGAGTTATGTGATATCAGTCGGTCCGGCTGTCAGCTATCATTTCCGCTATCCCTTCCTGTCGAGAATAACGATATTCGGATTGGAATGAATATGCTGCTCTTCGAAGACCCTCTATATATGGAAGGTACTCTCCGCTGGGGTCAAGAAAAAAATACCTCATGGCACTACGGTGTCCAACTCGAAATGCAGGACGGTAACCAGGACCGCCTCTCCCGAGAGATGCGAATGCTTGCAGGACAAGGCAAAATTATTGTGAAATAGCGAGTGGCCATATAGGTTGGTAACCAAAACAAAAAACAAAAAAAACAGCCCAATCAAATTGGACTGTGACGAGATGAAACACATTATGCCGCTTTACTGACTGTCGCTGGTTGTTCCATTTTGGACCAGTTCACGGTTTTTTCGAGAAGTAATGATACCAATACGCCAATAACGAGACCATTGCTTATAATCGGAACAAGATACATGGGCAAGTTTTGAAAGGCTTCAGCAGGAATATTCATTACAGCAACTCCAGTGAGTACCGGCAACGCTACACGATAGATCGTTTTAGAATTAAACGTCGTGCCCTCAAGCGTTCTTAATGCTGTACCGAACATCTGCAGATAGGCTACAAACAGAACGGCACTGCCTACGCTTGGTGGTATTTGTGCAAAAAAGGCTGTAACCGAAGGTGTAAGCCCCATCATACATAACAACCCCGCTCCAATAATAAAGGCAGCACGACGCAGAATGCGAGTGCTCTCCAGGAAGCCGATCGATGATGCAAATAAACCAAATGGCAGCACACCTACACAGGCCGACAACATCGAGAAAAGACCCGTTAACACGTATGAGCGTTGATATTGCTGACGGGTCGTCTCTGCCTGATAAAGTTTCTCTACCGTGCTTAATGTGGTGATCGAATTCGTCATATTCACCAGTCCCACAAAAAATGCAGTAATGACGATTCCCGGTTCCCATCTTGGTGCTCCCCATGGAAACAGCGTTAGGCCTGTTGATGTGTGATTTGGCTGTCCACCATGTTGTCCAGGAAACAATAGACTATAGGCAATCCAGCCTGCCACAATTCCAATTAAGATCGCGTAGTTCCCCAGTTTCCCCTTACCCTTTAATTGAATCCATGCCACCAGAAATGCAATGACAACGGATAGCGCGGCAACCGGCAGATCGAAGCGACCAAACTCCGTATATCCAATCATGCCTTTAAAAAAGTTCATGGTTAATTGAATCGTCATCAGAAACAGCATGGCACTCTTCACCATCGGCGTAAACAGTTTCTGGAGCACTTGCGCCGCGCCTAGCCAGCCCAATATCATCATCGTCAGCCCCGCTAACAGAAAACCTGCAGCCAGGCCACCACCAATGCGCTCCAGACTCATACCTGCCGATGAAGCAGATACAGTCAAGCTCAGCGTCAATCCCCACCATAGTCCTGAAGGACCATCCATGACTGCATAGCGGTGACCAAATACTGCTTGAAGAATACACACCGCTCCGGTAAGGATAAATGCGTGCTGCATGGAGGCAGCAATGGCATCCGGGGACAGATGAAAATTATGTCCGATAGATAACGGAACCACAACAGTATTGGTAAACAGGAAGAAAAACCACTGTATGCCCGCTAAAATCATTGAAGATACGTCTTTCATATTCTTTTGTGAAAAATGCTCTTGATGTCTATTCATTTGTTAGCAATATCCTTTCACTCTTCTGTATCATAAACGCATAAGTGCTTTTAGACTTCGGTTAATAACCGTTCCATCTCCGCGTATTGATGCTGACGCGCATGTACGAGCGGTGTAATTCCGTCCCGATCCGCGATCTGTGGTTCTGCACCATATTGCAAAAGCAAGGCAACAATCTGCTGATGCCGTGGACCGCCATCTCCCAAAATGACTGCTTCCAGCAAGGCTGTCCACCCCAGATTGTTGATATGGTTCACATCCACATCACTGCGTGTCAGCAGAAGCTCTACAATGTCCACATGCCCCCGATCAGCTGCTGGAATAAGGGCTGTACCGCCAAAACGATTCGTTAACCTTGTATCTGCACCTGCTTCAATGGCCAGTTCAACCATGTCATACATGCCCTCGGCACTCGCGTATAACAGCGGATTATCCAATCGTTTGTCCTGGAGATTAATGTCTGCTCCGGCGTCCACTAGCATTCTTGCCGTGTCCATCTTCTTACCGTGCACGGCAGCCATCAGAGGTGTTCGCCCCAATGCATCCCGTTCATTCAACTGGCTACCCTGGGTGATAAACCGAATGACCTCATCGGTATGTCCTGCTCGAGCGGCGTCATGTATTGTTCTAACCACGTTACTTCATCCTCCAATTCAACGTCTTCTCATGCAGTAACTTTCATAGAGAAACCAAGCGCTTTTAGTCAGGTATGCAAATCTAATGTATGTTAACATAAGAACGTAGTATATTAAAAATACATGTTTTGTTGGCTTTCCATACGAATTACATATAGATTGAAGGCAAAGGAGACAACCACTTGGATATCAAACAATGTCGCTATTTCATTGCCATTGCTGAGGAGAAACAGATTACAGCAGCAGCCCGAAGACTTCACATGGCTCAGCCACCCTTAAGCCAGCAGCTTAAGTTAATGGAAGAAGAGCTTGGCGTGATGTTGTTTGAACGCAAAGGACGCATGATGGAACTAACACAGGCTGGTCGCAGCTTCTATGATTATGCGGTCACCTTGACCAAATATATGGAGGAAGCTGTCATGGAGATGCAAAGTTTCCGTCACGGCATACGTGGCAAACTCGCCATCGGCATCAATACCATATCGGATCGTCTGATCCCGCAAGCACTACAGCAGTTCCGTACCACCCATCCACAGGTGACCTATAAAATTCAACAAAATGAATCGGCGCAATTATGCCGACTGCTGGAAGATGGCAAAATTGAACTTGCCTGTGTACGCATGCCTGTCCAGACCGAACGCTATGAGGTGCTGCACCTGCCACAGGAGCCCCTTTTCTATATTTCTTCCACTCCACTGGATAGCCCAACAGAGATGATCCCAGGAGCGGAGATGGGGACCTATTTTGAGCAGCTTACAGGCATCCCTCTACTACTTCCAAGTACAGAAGGACTCGGTATGTTCGAGCTAATTTTGGACAAATTCCGTGAGCATCAGGTCACCCCCTCCATCATGGGCGAGTGCTCAGACATTAATATGTTGCTGGAGCTGGTCCGACTCGGCTTCGCCAGTTCCATCGTGCCTCATACGGTACTGCAGTTATACCAAGAGCACCCCTTCCACGTATACCGCCTTCAGGATCAGCATTCAACTGTCGGCTCGGCGCTGGTCTGGCTGCAGAACCGTTATCTGTCCAAGCCTGCACAACACTTTGTGCAATTGGTACAGGGTATGCTTCCTGTGGTGTAACACAAGTAGAACAAAAAAAAAGCAGCAACTTCCCGGCTTTGAATCCGGTAAAGTTGCTGCTTTATTCTTTTGATTAAGCTTTTGCTGTGAACAACAAATCTTTTTCTTTGATCGTAGTACGACCAGCAGACTCAATGGACTCATACTGATGCATGTTTGTAATAATGACGGGTGTAATCGTTGTATAACCGGCTTTTTCGATCTGTTCCCGGTCGAACTCCATCAGGACATCACCTACAGCAACCTTCGCACCTGCTTGAACTTTAGGAGAGAAGAATTGACCTTTCAGCTTCACGGTATCAATTCCGATATGAATCAACATCTCTGCGCCTGTATCACTTACCAGACCAATAGCATGTCCGCTCTTCGATAACGAGAACACAGTACCGTTAATTGGAGAAACCACACGTCCTTCCGATGGTTGAATCGCAAATCCTTTACCCATAATCTCTTCAGAGAACGCAGGGTCCGGCACTTCGCTCAGCGGTTTAACTTCACCTGTGATTGGGCTGAAGATTTGCTCATCTTGTGCTTTTGCTTCTTCCGTTACAACAGCAGAAGTTGTTGTTGCTGCTGGTGCAGGCTCTGCTGCTGGTGCTACCGGTTGGGATTCACTTTCTTCTTGGAAGCCCAAGATATACGTAATGATTGCCGCAACGACGATGGCAATCAAACCGCCGGCCAACGCATAGAGCAATGTGCTAATTGCCGGACTGATAAATGCTGCCACACTCGGCAGACCTGCAAGTCCTGTAATAACGTACGATTTAACATTGAAGATACCCATGAATCCACCGGCAACCGCTCCCCCGATAAGGGCTGCAATAAACGGTTTTTTGAACTTCATGTTGATACCGTACATCGCTGGTTCTGTAATCCCCATGATAGCTGTAAGACCTGTGGAATAAGCAAGGGATTTAGTTTTGCCATTTCTCGATCTAAGACCTACACCAAATGCCGCGCCACCTTGAGCCAAGTTAGCTGCAAACATCAATGGAATGATAAAGTCGTAACCCAGTGTTGTCATTGAACCAACAACGATTGGCAGCAACGCATAGTGCATACCTGTAATGATTAGCAGTGACATCGTACCACCAATCAGAATACTTGCGAAGATGGACATGTTATCGAACAACCATGAAATACCACCGGACAAACCATTACCAAGAACTGTACCCAATGGACCTACTGTCATCAATGTCAGTGGAACCATAATCAACAGGGTCACTGTTGGAACAACCAAGAGTTTAAGTGAAGCATGCGTTACACGATCAACGGCTTTCTCAACATATGAAGCGATCCAAACTGCAAGAACAATTGGAATAACTGTAGAAGAATACGTTGCTGCTATGACTGTAATCCCCATGAAAGATGAATTGTGACCATCGGCCAGCAATGCTGTAATGCTCGGATGCATAATGCCCGCTGCGAGCGCTGCGGCAATATACATATTGCTACCCAATTTACGTGCAGCACTGATTGCCAGAATGATCGGCAGGAAGTAGAACGCACCGTCACCAATTGCTGACAAAATGATATAGGTTGAGCTTGTATCAGACAACCATCCAAGTGCGACAAGAATGGCCACGATCCCTTTGATCATACCTGCACCCGTAATCGCAGGCAGGATTGGTGTAAACATACCTGAGATGAAGTCGAACAGCGCACTTATTGGATTTCTTTTTTTCTTTTCTCCAGTGGAAGCACTTGATGAGGCATTTTCTGCGTTTGGTGATTTGGACATGTTGCCAACGAGTGCGTTATACACGACAGGTACATCGTTACCGATGATAACCTGGAACTGTCCACCGTTCTCCATCACGCCCATAACGCCTGGTGTATTTTTCAGCGTCGCTTTGTCCGCTTTTTGGTTGTCATTCAGGTTAAATCTGAGTCTTGTCATACAGTGAGTGACTTGATCAATATTCTCTTCGCCACCAACAAGCTTCAAAATATCCTTGGACAATTGTTGTTTATCCATTGTGTTTTGCTCCTTTTATGTGTAATGAAGGTTAAAAAAAAACCTAAACACTGAATAATGACAAAGCAGAAAAGCTTATCATTATTCAACGTTTAGGTTTTGCCCTTTTAGCAGTAACAATCCTAATTTTATTCAATTGTTTGTTCATTTCTGACAATTCGTTCAATATGAATGGTCAGATACAGTATTTCTTCCTTGGACAACACCCGATTATAGATCTTACGCGTATAGTCACTGATCCTTACTGCACATGCATGTGCTTCAGGATACTGCTTGCTCACCAAGTCATGAAGCGGATTATCTTCTTCTTTATCTTCAATCGCCGTTCCTTGCAACACACGTTGGGCAAAGAACTTCAGATGAGTTAAAAATCGATAATAACTCAACGAATCTTCATCAAGTTCAATCACAAAGCTACGTCTTACGATATTAAGAATGTCCTTAACGATATTCGTAATACTGATCGTTTCCCTCATCTCACCGTTCATCTGGGCATTAACCAGATGCATCGCAATGAATGCGCATTCGTCTTCGGGAAGCAGGACACCTAACGTTTCCTCGATAATCTGTAGCGCCTTGAGTCCAATGGCATATTCCTTCCGGTACATGCGCTTGATCTCCCAGAACAATGCGTTACGAATCTGCAATCCTTGACGATGTCGATCAATGGCAAAATGAATATGATCCGTCAGTGAAATGTAGATGCTTTCATGCAGCTTCTCACCTAACACCGTCTCGGCATAACGGATAATCTCATCCGAGCACTCGACATATTCAACCGGGATATCAGACAGAAGCGTTTTTAGTTTCTGTGATACTTCCTTACTTTCAAGCGAGAATATTTTTTCGACGAGACTCTCGTCTATCGATTCACCAGTATGCTTTTTGAAGGCAATTCCACGTCCCATAACGACCAGTTCGTTTCCTCCCGGATCAATTACAGTGACTACGTTGTTGTTCAGCACCTTCTCAATTTTCATTTCTTCACATCACCTTGCACCGTCAAAGTAGTAAAAGGCAAAACCAAAGCAGGTCACGAAATATGCCCCGCTTCTGGTTTTGCCTGATTGAACAGTAACAATCCAGTATTCATTAGCCTTAGGCCCATCTTACCATATAATTATCCATATGACAATGTTTTTGTGAAAGCGGTTAATGTGCGTTAATATGACATAAGAAGGTGCATAACAACTATGCCTGAAGAACTAGTATTTACTTATTGTTACGTTTAAGACTTGCGCCATTTGTACCAATAACTTCTTTGTACCAGTGGAATGATTTTTTCTTGTAACGATCCAATGTTCCCGAACCGTCGTTGTTGCGGTCTACATAGATGAAACCATATCGTTTCTTCATCTCTGCTGTTGAAGCACTCACCAGGTCAATACAGCCCCATGACGTATAACCCATCACTTCCACGCCATCCTCAAGAGCTTCACCCACTTGTACCAAGTGGTCATTCAAGTACTGAATACGGTAATCATCATTGACCGTTTTATTGCCATTTTCGTCGGTAATCAGCTCATCTACTGCACCCAGACCATTTTCGACAATAAACAATGGTTTTTGATAACGGTCCCAGTATTTGTTCAAGGTTACGCGCAGTCCTTGCGGATCGATCTGCCAGCCCCACTCGCTCGCTTGGAGATAAGGGTTTTGTACCCCTGCGAACAGGTTTCCTTTTCCTTCGATACGTTTCTCGGGATCACCTGTCTCACAGATACTTACATAATAACTGAACGAGATAAAGTCTACGGTATGCTTCAGAATTTCAGCATCGCCGTCTTCAAACTTGATATTGATATTATTTGCTTTGAAATAACGATTAATGTATTTCGGATAGTAACCACGTGCATGGATATCAGCAAAGATATCATTACGCTGTTCAGCATGCATCGCTGCAACCACATCATCCGGATTCGGAGTCAGCGGATACGTAGGCATGCTCAGTACCATACAGCCAATTTTGGCTTCAGGCATAATTTCATGTCCCAGTTTCACTGCTAACGCACTGGCTACCAATTCATGATGGATTGCTTGGTACAGATCCTGTTTGGACAGTTCTGCTTTTGGTGTATAGATCCCGCCGCTCATGAATGGCTCCTCCAGAATGGAGTTGATTTCATTAAACGTCAGCCAGTATTTCACTTTGCCTTTGAAGCGGTTGAACAACACCGTTACATAACGCTCGTAGAACTCGATCATTTTACGA
The window above is part of the Paenibacillus sp. 1781tsa1 genome. Proteins encoded here:
- a CDS encoding DUF4179 domain-containing protein, which encodes MTTNPEEKALLADAYQVKREKQHWNPADTTAAIQRGLAKGRTKRSGRTFRVKWITAVLVTVLAAGWFLIGPIGNYGQQPATYTEPVTHWGVLEPFRGLLTSDMDRATITSTLNNGYVQLVDRTVTSGIYQFTVNAVLADENRITVLYTARTDASQEIYSIVNTKMTDARTGYVLDNGNIGGMHFSKDKHTIYGRNTIERNRNKPLPEQVNLQFQLSSVVPDVVGNSEKGEKERKYKYSKKMNLSFALDPKFSIPKTEIINVNQTFTLGGYEVMLSEVEVSPLVTRVRLVYEPDQEIDYKTKLSLNEIVRPIEIISTSRNGKQTKLSMVGGSGTEDRMMYSFSSNQLDHPESMILKLHGKPDKVYDDLQEAKKDELDIKIK
- a CDS encoding sigma-70 family RNA polymerase sigma factor; the encoded protein is METKAELNQRIYVQTEDETVFVQSIMEHQDTLISIAYSYLRNRQDALEAVQEMTCRAWIKRRTLNHEKAFKSWIIRILIYVCIDEQRRRKRATPLAKEDIENSIPASWMISVDDNRIAMESLLQKVKPKYRHVLLLKYYNDMTLTDIASILGKPEGTIKTWQHKGLQQLRKLMKNRRDWHDH
- a CDS encoding SMI1/KNR4 family protein, whose protein sequence is MYTEQLERMREKLITLQSLDSDLDLFGAENHEYEMASVWTQKDIAQFEQKWQIELPEDYKVWLLHMGTSGAGPYYGLENPDDGVYAVLGYDDELNAISDPFQFTEAWNWNYDWFDDSKEEEEWEALEHEYFDPKWSAGMLRISDFGCGISMNLIVNGASYGEIWVDDRANRNGIYPDQYWGNTNRLHFLDWYELWLDRSIDQMHEQKQQSGANEV
- a CDS encoding DUF6386 family protein gives rise to the protein MRGTFQMVTDTATLCLYDLAALKHRFEDTSDWWSIPEDELTEVNAGHCLFLNLGADGVYEVEWSLEDAEVESDSDDVAKREKVYHLQVPSGHVYLGAADDVTGGELEPDETCEGVLFQLKPGNYACIIYREASRIAIVMTPSTQGNNTLDGLIRI
- a CDS encoding PilZ domain-containing protein, translating into MSMNNRKEPFRYTLKEPINFEIYILSINGVNAPPKPIQAELCDISRSGCQLSFPLSLPVENNDIRIGMNMLLFEDPLYMEGTLRWGQEKNTSWHYGVQLEMQDGNQDRLSREMRMLAGQGKIIVK
- a CDS encoding uracil/xanthine transporter, which encodes MNRHQEHFSQKNMKDVSSMILAGIQWFFFLFTNTVVVPLSIGHNFHLSPDAIAASMQHAFILTGAVCILQAVFGHRYAVMDGPSGLWWGLTLSLTVSASSAGMSLERIGGGLAAGFLLAGLTMMILGWLGAAQVLQKLFTPMVKSAMLFLMTIQLTMNFFKGMIGYTEFGRFDLPVAALSVVIAFLVAWIQLKGKGKLGNYAILIGIVAGWIAYSLLFPGQHGGQPNHTSTGLTLFPWGAPRWEPGIVITAFFVGLVNMTNSITTLSTVEKLYQAETTRQQYQRSYVLTGLFSMLSACVGVLPFGLFASSIGFLESTRILRRAAFIIGAGLLCMMGLTPSVTAFFAQIPPSVGSAVLFVAYLQMFGTALRTLEGTTFNSKTIYRVALPVLTGVAVMNIPAEAFQNLPMYLVPIISNGLVIGVLVSLLLEKTVNWSKMEQPATVSKAA
- a CDS encoding ankyrin repeat domain-containing protein, translating into MVRTIHDAARAGHTDEVIRFITQGSQLNERDALGRTPLMAAVHGKKMDTARMLVDAGADINLQDKRLDNPLLYASAEGMYDMVELAIEAGADTRLTNRFGGTALIPAADRGHVDIVELLLTRSDVDVNHINNLGWTALLEAVILGDGGPRHQQIVALLLQYGAEPQIADRDGITPLVHARQHQYAEMERLLTEV
- a CDS encoding LysR family transcriptional regulator → MDIKQCRYFIAIAEEKQITAAARRLHMAQPPLSQQLKLMEEELGVMLFERKGRMMELTQAGRSFYDYAVTLTKYMEEAVMEMQSFRHGIRGKLAIGINTISDRLIPQALQQFRTTHPQVTYKIQQNESAQLCRLLEDGKIELACVRMPVQTERYEVLHLPQEPLFYISSTPLDSPTEMIPGAEMGTYFEQLTGIPLLLPSTEGLGMFELILDKFREHQVTPSIMGECSDINMLLELVRLGFASSIVPHTVLQLYQEHPFHVYRLQDQHSTVGSALVWLQNRYLSKPAQHFVQLVQGMLPVV
- a CDS encoding beta-glucoside-specific PTS transporter subunit IIABC, whose protein sequence is MDKQQLSKDILKLVGGEENIDQVTHCMTRLRFNLNDNQKADKATLKNTPGVMGVMENGGQFQVIIGNDVPVVYNALVGNMSKSPNAENASSSASTGEKKKRNPISALFDFISGMFTPILPAITGAGMIKGIVAILVALGWLSDTSSTYIILSAIGDGAFYFLPIILAISAARKLGSNMYIAAALAAGIMHPSITALLADGHNSSFMGITVIAATYSSTVIPIVLAVWIASYVEKAVDRVTHASLKLLVVPTVTLLIMVPLTLMTVGPLGTVLGNGLSGGISWLFDNMSIFASILIGGTMSLLIITGMHYALLPIVVGSMTTLGYDFIIPLMFAANLAQGGAAFGVGLRSRNGKTKSLAYSTGLTAIMGITEPAMYGINMKFKKPFIAALIGGAVAGGFMGIFNVKSYVITGLAGLPSVAAFISPAISTLLYALAGGLIAIVVAAIITYILGFQEESESQPVAPAAEPAPAATTTSAVVTEEAKAQDEQIFSPITGEVKPLSEVPDPAFSEEIMGKGFAIQPSEGRVVSPINGTVFSLSKSGHAIGLVSDTGAEMLIHIGIDTVKLKGQFFSPKVQAGAKVAVGDVLMEFDREQIEKAGYTTITPVIITNMHQYESIESAGRTTIKEKDLLFTAKA
- the licT gene encoding BglG family transcription antiterminator LicT — protein: MKIEKVLNNNVVTVIDPGGNELVVMGRGIAFKKHTGESIDESLVEKIFSLESKEVSQKLKTLLSDIPVEYVECSDEIIRYAETVLGEKLHESIYISLTDHIHFAIDRHRQGLQIRNALFWEIKRMYRKEYAIGLKALQIIEETLGVLLPEDECAFIAMHLVNAQMNGEMRETISITNIVKDILNIVRRSFVIELDEDSLSYYRFLTHLKFFAQRVLQGTAIEDKEEDNPLHDLVSKQYPEAHACAVRISDYTRKIYNRVLSKEEILYLTIHIERIVRNEQTIE